The Aspergillus fumigatus Af293 chromosome 3, whole genome shotgun sequence region ATTTtccgatggcgatgatgctaCTGTTCGCAGTGGCAGCCTTTCGAGCAAGCCTAGCCTGGGCAGTTTGCGCGCTGTTGCCAACGGTGCTATTGGCTCTGAGCGCAAGGAGCGATCCTCGCGGGAACGCAAGTCCCAGGACAGCCCTTATAACACGACTACCCCTGTCAGCGAAGATGGCAGTTTCTTCGGGGGTAAATTTGCGGATATCCGGGCGGAGCAATCTCCCCCAAGCGGCCCACCCTCTGTGGCTGCTGTCGTCGCAGGTCAGAAGACGGCAGCTCAGGCTCCTGAAAGGCGCAAGACGCCGATGCTCGTGCTTTCCAGCGCCGAAAAGCGCAAGACCCTGTTCATGTAACGGTGGACTTCGTGCATAATGTGACCTGAGACGTAACGGACTTGCCCCAGTTTGaatgtctttctttttgtcCTCTTGGTCTTCTTATTGTTGCTGTGGACCAGACTATTCTGGAATATCGACTGTCTTGAGCCGGTATTTTGCTTATTATGATTTGgtgccttcttttccttgactTGTCAGAGTGTTTTGAATGACATGTACACCCCACCGCCGACACTTATTCACTTGAATGATACATCAGTCGGAGATGAATGACTTTCTTTCTCACTACGGTTCTGCGTCTTCTTTTCATTCTTTCAATTATTCGAAGAGATTGACGAACATATGGAACAAGCATCCAGGGACATTCTTTTTCTGGACTGAGACTCCTGCTTGACTTGACGTTCCATGTTTCTCTCATTATGTGTATGTACATCTGGCTATGTGCATATCGATCCCATAGTAATGGACCCAGCATTCGTACAGAAAAATTGCCCTAAAGGGCCGTCCCACTGCCCTTGCTTATCGACTGGAGACGTAGCAGCCTTTACATTAGAAACAGGAGAAACTCGTTAAATCAGGTTATTGATTGATCTCGGGGGGTATTGACAGAGTATTATCGATCGTGACTCATGAGCATCATCAGGAATAATAATTCGTGTCTCTTCAGAAATAGTAAGTATATGGATCAGCAATTATGACCACGACATGCTTTTGTTTCTTGCATATGATCAAGTCGAatcaatcaaatcaaatcACCACCAGAGCATACTCGCTACCAACCAACTACCTGATAATAACATGAAAGAACAAAGCCACCGTGAAAACCGTGTTCTGGCCAACATTCAAGTCAATCAAATTAATACCAGTCCAGTACAGtttggagaaaaaaaataaaaataaaaaaatacAAATGGTAGGGATATCCATCGAACCAAATCAAGCTGAGACGACCGGCAGGAAAGGATAGGGTAAAAGCAACGCTAACAAACAGGTGACATGAAATACGAGATGAATGCGAATGGTGTATGTATGTGACGTATACGATGTATGCGTTAGGTGTGCTTCTGGGGACAAgatgcaggaggagcaggaggtgaGTATGGTTTAAACGAGGAGAAGCTAGAAACTGAACAGGCCGCTTCGTTTCTTGCCGAGCGGGTACACGACCAGCgcagcgaggaagaggcccACCGTAAAGCCGATGGCGACCTGGACCATGCCGTAGCCGATGTCGAAGACGACGCCATGGAATTGGTCGTCGATGTGGGTCATGTTGCGGGCTGCGTCGACGAACCCCTGCGTGCCGTTAGAGATGACGCCGTAGGGCGAGCTGGTAGTTGTGATAGACTGAGCGGAGGCGATGCCTGATATTAGGGAGCCGCTGGCAGCGAGTCCGGAGGGGACGAGAACGAAGATGGCGGGGAGCATGGCTGCGGCTGCGAGGCCGTGACGGAGGCGGCTGTAGAGGTTGCCCAGGACGCCAACGACGAAGGCGCCGAGGGCGGAGGAGACCTGCGTGCTGGAGGCGAAGCGCTTAGCGCCGAAGTAGTTGGTGACGTAGCCGGCGaaggcgatgaagagcatGACAGGGATCTGGCGCCATTTGGCCTGATTAACGAGCGCGAGGCAGAGAGTGAAAAGGATGACGAAGGGGAAGTGCTGCAGGTACTCGTCGCGGATTGGGCTCGGGGGGCATGTGTACTCGGTCGAGGCGTTCGAGTCCAACAGGCCGTACACTGCGGTTCCGATTGTGATGCCGAATCCAAGGAACATTGAGTAGATAATGGCGTAAACCATGCGCACGGAGCCGGCGACAATGCTGCGCGACTGCAGTTCCAGACTGGCGCACAGCACCAGGTACCCGGGCAGAATCAGCGCGATCGACGACTGCGCCAAGGCTGAAAAGCAGAACAACCGTTCGCCTTCGTACCGGATGCTGCCAAAAGCCCTGGCCAGGAAGGAGGTCATCACCGCCGCCGAGATCTCAAACACATTCGAGTAGAGGTTCGAGCGTGGGGAGAGGACCAGTTGCAGGATGCCCAATAGGCATCCGAGCAAAAAGGCGATCGGCAGGTCGATCGGCCGGGCATTAAAGGCAAAAGGCCCCACGGACGCCGAGGCAAACCCGTGGACCAGGATGAGCATCCACACGGAAtacttgttcttcttcttcatgatctcctccagccgcTGGATGGCTTCCTCCACGCCAATCACATCATGAATGACCTCCTTATAGACAATATGTACATCGGAGAGCTTGCCCAGGTCGACTCCTTGGGCTGATCGGACCACCTTGACTTCGGTGGTGTGCGTGGACGCGTCATCGAAGGAGATTATCATACATCCGGGTATGTACAGAAACTGGCCATCGATCTCCAGGACTCGAGCAGTCATGGTCATGTATTCCTCAAGACGATGGGTCGGAGCACCGTACTTCATCAGTGCCCGACACAGTCGGATGAGATATCGCTGGCGCGAGAGCAGCTCGGCGATATGGACAGTAATGCGgatctcatcctccagccGGGGTTTGGTCCAGCGTTTGCCGCCCGAACCAGGGATGGGACCACTGCTCCGCGAGCGCTTGAGCATCGCAATGGGCGAGCTGGACGAGTTCTTGTCCGTCGAGCCGGAGAGGGAGGTGCTAGATTGGCTCGGGGATTTTTCGTACCACTTCCGTTGTCGCTGGGGTTGTTTCCAACCGGGGTCCGGCGAGAGGCCCCGGCTACTGACCTCTCCCAGACTGCTCTGACGGGAGTGGCCATACCGGCCGCGGGAATAGTGGCTGCTGCCGGAAGACTGGTCGTATAGCTTGAGGAGGGATGAGAGGATGCCCCCGCGATAATGGGTCGGCCGCTCGACATAGGCGTCCGGATCTCTCTCTTCGATTGGGGTGACCTGCCCAGAGCGGAGTCCCGGGGACGGTGCGCGGATCCGGGTCAGAAAGGTAAAGTCTTTACGAGTCATTTGTCGCACGAGCTGATGGGCCTCTGACGTTCGGGTCAATGTGCGTCCATCAACAAGgccgtcttcatcctcgtcgggAAAGTCGTCGTCGAAATGTTTCTCGGAAAGATTGATCATGGGAATGTCACTACCATCCTCTGAAGGCGGCACCACCTCTGTGGGGGTCGAAGCGACTGATGACGGCACGCTCGATCGTGGGCTTGGTCGAGGGGATTTGGAAGTACGTCCCAGAAGGGACGCCAGTCGCTGGGCTCGCTCCTGAGCAAACTGGAAGGctctccctttctctccGCTGATCTCATAGTCCCTTGAGATCTCCGACGAGGCCGCTTGCGAGTGGTCAGCAAGGCCCGTGACACCTGCGGGGGCGTTGGAACCAGGATACACCGAAGAAATTGATTGGGGGGCTCTCTCTGCAACTGGAATGCTGGCAGCACGCAATGGTCGCTGAGGAAGTGAGGAACCCCTACTGTCAAAACGGGTCTCTGACGTCGATCCCGCTGCTGGAGCCTCGAGCAGGCCAGCCTCACTGACGGTGAACTTAACGCGATTCGCACTTTTCAGAATACCTGCATTCCGGTGCCTGCCGGGGGTATTGATAAAGCCCAGCGGCTTTTCCTGAGATGAGCCTTCATTGGGAGTCACAAGAGGAGAAGTACGCGGCGGTGGGGCAGGTCTGCTCGCATTATGGAATTCATCAGCAAGGCTCGAACGCCGGGACGAGGATATTGGTAGATCGAAATAACCGCCGGCCATATTTAACGCTTTTCTTTACACGACAGGCGGGTTGCGCAGAGACACACACCCGGACTTTCAGGATTGTCTGTGCTACCTCTGGATTTCCTTTTGCCTTGCACAACTTGTGcaccctcctcctgtttCTCTTAATTCCGATGTTTTTTGCTGCTTTTGCTGGATTAAAAATAAAATTAGATGAGTAGTACTATCTTTTGTTTCCCCCTTTGCTTGTGAAGTAGTAGTGGGGAAGGACGTGCAAGGTGTATTTGCGTAGCCTGGCAACCGGGTCAGATACGCACTTGCATCACAAGGTGATCAATCCCAAGGATCAGGAGTAAGTACCGACACATACCTCGCAGACTTTGTGCCAGCGCTCGAGGACAATGGAGGGCACTGATGATAAGATCTTGGGATTGTAGCTGGCGCTGGAGCTCAACCACCTGGTGGGATGGAAGGGGGTGAAGATCCCGCTACCAAGAATGCAAGTACGTCACGAATACATGGTCGAAAGATCGGATATGAATAAACCAGCAAGGACCAGGAGAGAGAGGGTACGACAGCTTTGGGCGATCAAAAGGGGGAGGGAGACGAAATCAGAAAGACAGAGGAGAGATGATGCACAGAGGCACACACActcgaggagggagaggggaaaAACCAGGGTAATGATGGGGAAGTGACAAAGCGAGGATTGGAGAGGCAATTAAAAGAGAAGATTTTCGAAGAATTATGAGATTAAAATTAAAGAtaaaaaatgaaaaaaaaaaaaaaaaaaaaaacagaagGATCTGAGGTTGTTTGTGTGAGGATGTGGATGGAAGCAGCCGAATTCAGCCAGCGCAATGAAGCGAATGCGGATAGGGACAGGAGAAAAAGGCTATTATTGATCAACAGAGACCTTCCTCAGCACAAAATCATATGAAAGAGAATGACCAATTAGTCTCGAACTTTTCTGGGTTTTGTGTAGCAGGATGATGTCTGTGGGGATGGAAGGATTATACTGTATGATTTTTGTTTCCCAGTAACTGACGTGAGgcgagggagggaggaggagatttGTATCAGAAGCTTTGCCACAACACCTTGGAAAAAAAGATATGAGGACAACAGATAAGAAGGAAATTGACAGGTGATAAATAGATGGGGCAGTTTCGGTCTTTGCTCTGATTCTAGAAGGAAGAGGCAATAGGTAGCAATGGTGAAGAAT contains the following coding sequences:
- a CDS encoding threonine/serine exporter family protein; protein product: MAGGYFDLPISSSRRSSLADEFHNASRPAPPPRTSPLVTPNEGSSQEKPLGFINTPGRHRNAGILKSANRVKFTVSEAGLLEAPAAGSTSETRFDSRGSSLPQRPLRAASIPVAERAPQSISSVYPGSNAPAGVTGLADHSQAASSEISRDYEISGEKGRAFQFAQERAQRLASLLGRTSKSPRPSPRSSVPSSVASTPTEVVPPSEDGSDIPMINLSEKHFDDDFPDEDEDGLVDGRTLTRTSEAHQLVRQMTRKDFTFLTRIRAPSPGLRSGQVTPIEERDPDAYVERPTHYRGGILSSLLKLYDQSSGSSHYSRGRYGHSRQSSLGEVSSRGLSPDPGWKQPQRQRKWYEKSPSQSSTSLSGSTDKNSSSSPIAMLKRSRSSGPIPGSGGKRWTKPRLEDEIRITVHIAELLSRQRYLIRLCRALMKYGAPTHRLEEYMTMTARVLEIDGQFLYIPGCMIISFDDASTHTTEVKVVRSAQGVDLGKLSDVHIVYKEVIHDVIGVEEAIQRLEEIMKKKNKYSVWMLILVHGFASASVGPFAFNARPIDLPIAFLLGCLLGILQLVLSPRSNLYSNVFEISAAVMTSFLARAFGSIRYEGERLFCFSALAQSSIALILPGYLVLCASLELQSRSIVAGSVRMVYAIIYSMFLGFGITIGTAVYGLLDSNASTEYTCPPSPIRDEYLQHFPFVILFTLCLALVNQAKWRQIPVMLFIAFAGYVTNYFGAKRFASSTQVSSALGAFVVGVLGNLYSRLRHGLAAAAMLPAIFVLVPSGLAASGSLISGIASAQSITTTSSPYGVISNGTQGFVDAARNMTHIDDQFHGVVFDIGYGMVQVAIGFTVGLFLAALVVYPLGKKRSGLFSF